A segment of the Candidatus Protochlamydia naegleriophila genome:
GCGTTGGACCAAGAGCTCTCTATTCCTGAAGGATCTAAAAAGACGGATGTGGAAGAGGCTATGAAAGGGCATATCATTGAAAGAGCTGAATTAATTGGAACGTATCAACGCTAAGAGAGTGTCAACATCCATGTCATTTCAGCAGCAATTTTTCTTCGTTTTTGGGGCTTTATTGGGAATGCTTTCAATAGGAGCTGGAGCCTTTGGGGCCCATCTTTTGCGTTCTAAACTTTCTCCTGACTATCTTAACGTCTTTGAAGTTGCTGTACGTTATCAAATTTATCACGCTTTAGCCTTGATTATAGTGGCTCTCTGTCTTGGACCTTTTGCTTCTTCATGGTTCGCTGCGGCAGGGTGGTCATTTATTTTGGGAACAGTGCTGTTTTCAGGAAGTTTGTACATCCTCGTCTTAACAGAAGTGAGAAGTTGGGGAATAATCACCCCTGTCGGCGGCCTCTTTTTGCTCATTGGCTGGGCTTGTTTGGTTCTTGGAGGGATGCTTACTCGTCAAGGCTAGTCAAAGGCGTGTCAAATTGAAATTTAACCTGCCTAGAAATGATTTGA
Coding sequences within it:
- a CDS encoding DUF423 domain-containing protein — its product is MSTSMSFQQQFFFVFGALLGMLSIGAGAFGAHLLRSKLSPDYLNVFEVAVRYQIYHALALIIVALCLGPFASSWFAAAGWSFILGTVLFSGSLYILVLTEVRSWGIITPVGGLFLLIGWACLVLGGMLTRQG